In the Topomyia yanbarensis strain Yona2022 chromosome 3, ASM3024719v1, whole genome shotgun sequence genome, one interval contains:
- the LOC131692320 gene encoding ribosome biogenesis regulatory protein homolog — MDIVKQVLEKQKKDLETFKPTTVEKHLEVGIDVGHFMLTDPNYFDDDKFRTNKDQYLLDLTRDNTQLLFNSIWELPTERVEEFVVAKIPPPRFVLPRARKLPVPKPLTKWEEIAKAKGIKKQTRDKKVYDEVLDKWVPTYGYQRHKAEKEKDWVLEVPHNADPNKDMFQEKRDLRIDRIARNEISRMRNIARAKKIQTPRTGFLGPESASAKELVTAANIAKVSTASVGIFQEKLTNDKQARGIGVKELIPGSKRKRAPITIPGEKRRNMNIVNNVLNKKPKIDVEKAISLQKSEARKEREASMAEDSGSKKKTKKGSKGSFGRKKPKGGQGKRNHSKRAVGRKRR, encoded by the exons ATGGATATCGTTAAACAAGTGCTAGAGAAACAGAAGAAGGATTTGGAAACATTCAAACCAACAACAGTGGAAAAGCATCTGGAAGTAGGAATTGATGTGGGTCATTTTATGCTAACCGATCCAAATTATTTCGATGATGACAAGTTCAG AACCAACAAAGACCAGTATTTGCTGGATCTGACCCGCGATAACACACAGCTGCTCTTCAATAGCATTTGGGAGTTACCTACCGAGCGCGTGGAAGAATTCGTCGTGGCTAAAATCCCTCCACCACGATTTGTCTTGCCGCGCGCTCGgaagcttccggttccgaaaCCCCTCACAAAATGGGAAGAGATAGCGAAGGCCAAGGGCATTAAGAAACAAACGCGCGACAAAAAGGTGTACGATGAAGTACTGGACAAATGGGTGCCAACGTATGGCTACCAGCGACACAAAGCCGAGAAGGAAAAAGATTGGGTTCTGGAGGTACCGCACAATGCCGATCCGAACAAGGATATGTTCCAAGAGAAGCGTGATTTAAGAATTGATAGGATAGCGAGAAATGAAATTTCACGAATGAGAAACATTGCTCGGGCAAAGAAGATTCAAACGCCGCGAACTGGTTTCCTTGGCCCGGAGTCTGCATCTGCCAAAGAG TTGGTGACTGCAGCCAATATCGCAAAGGTGTCCACTGCGTCGGTTGGTATTTTCCAGGAAAAATTGACAAACGACAAACAAGCACGTGGAATAGGTGTGAAGGAACTGATACCAGGTAGTAAACGAAAACGAGCTCCAATTACGATTCCTGGCGAGAAGAGGAGAAACATGAACATCGTTAACAATGTGCTTAATAAAAAACCCAAGATCGATGTGGAAAAGGCTATTTCTCTACAGAAATCAGAAGCACGTAAAGA ACGTGAAGCATCGATGGCAGAGGATAGCGGATCCAAAAAGAAAACCAAAAAGGGGTCCAAAGGCAGTTTTGGCCGTAAGAAGCCAAAGGGTGGACAAGGAAAACGTAATCACAGCAAACGAGCGGTTGGTCGCAAGAGGCGTTAA